One segment of Actinomycetota bacterium DNA contains the following:
- a CDS encoding branched-chain amino acid ABC transporter permease, protein MDEFVQQLANGVTKGSYYALIALGYTMVYGIIQLINFAHGEVFMLGAFIGLWTFNLGVSAFGWGSTSLVALLVVLLMATLVTPLIGVSLERFAYRPLRHAPRLAPLITALGASFALQQI, encoded by the coding sequence GTGGACGAGTTCGTCCAGCAACTCGCCAACGGCGTGACCAAGGGTTCCTACTACGCGCTCATCGCCCTTGGCTACACGATGGTGTACGGCATCATCCAGCTGATCAACTTCGCCCACGGTGAGGTGTTCATGCTGGGGGCGTTCATCGGGCTCTGGACCTTCAACCTCGGCGTGAGCGCCTTCGGCTGGGGCAGCACCTCGCTGGTCGCCCTGCTGGTGGTGCTGCTGATGGCCACCTTGGTGACGCCGCTGATCGGGGTGAGCCTGGAGCGGTTCGCCTACCGGCCGCTGCGCCACGCCCCCCGGCTGGCCCCGCTGATCACCGCCCTGGGGGCCAGCTTCGCCCTCCAACAGATC